Proteins encoded in a region of the Tachyglossus aculeatus isolate mTacAcu1 chromosome 11, mTacAcu1.pri, whole genome shotgun sequence genome:
- the LOC119934954 gene encoding alanyl-tRNA editing protein Aarsd1-like isoform X4: protein MAFLCQRDSYARELSTTVLSCLPAEQQLERGGQRETLTGFHVLLADTVLFPEGGGQPDDRGFIDDIPVLRVSRRGPEACHFVQTALEPGRPVLLSLDWARRFDHMQQHTGQHLITAVADLLFGLKTTSWELGRQRSVIELDAPELTPVQVAAIEQEVNEKIRARVPVSVKELEATDPEVEKVRSRGLPDDHAGPIRVVSIEGLDSNLCCGTHVCNLAELQVVKLLGVEKGKKNRTNLVFLAGGRVLQAVERSHGRERALTGRLKCGPEEHVEAVEKLQASTKLLQKNNLTLLRDLAVLTAQNFKNSPTPAPLFVLHRKDGDSEFMNIVANEIGTEKTLLFLTVGDEKGAGLFLLAGPPEAVDTLGPRTAELLEGRGAGKRGRFQGKATKLSQRAEVLTLLRDFLRGQGAEE from the exons ATGGCGTTCTTGTGCCAGCGGGACAGCTACGCGCGGGAG CTGTCCACCACGGTGCTGTCCTGCCTGCCCGCCGAGCAGCAGCTGGAGCGGGGCGGCCAACGGGAGACGCTCACTGGCTTCCACGTGCTGCTGGCCGACACGGTGCTCTTCCCCGAGGGCGGCGGACAG cCGGACGACCGAGGATTCATCGATGACATCCCGGTGCTGAGGGTGAGCCGGCGGGGGCCGGAGGCCTGCCACTTCGTCCAGACGGCGCTGGAGCCCGGCCGCCCCGTCCTGCTGAGCCTCGACTGGGCGAGGAGGTTCGACCACATGCAGCAGCACACCG GGCAGCACCTCATCACCGCAGTGGCCGATCTTCTCTTCGGGCTGAAGACAACCTCCTG GGAGCTGGGGCGGCAGCGGAGTGTGATCGAGCTAGACGCTCCCGAGCTGACTCCAGTGCAGGTGGCCGCTATCGAGCAGGAGGTGAACGAGAAGATCCGGGCACGGGTGCCAGTGTCCGTGAAGGAGCTGGAGGCCACCGACCCCGAGGTGGAGAAG gtgcggagccggggtttgccGGACGACCACGCGGGGCCGATCAGGGTCGTCAGCATCGAGGGGTTGGACTCCAACCTGTGCTGTGGCACCCACGTCTGCAACCTGGCCGAACTGCAG GTCGTCAAGCTCCTGGgtgtggagaaggggaagaagaaccgCACCAACTTGGTGTTCCTGGCCGGGGGCCGTGTACTGCAGGCCGTGGAGCGGAGCCACGGCCGAGAGAGAGCCCTCACCGGACGgctcaa GTGTGGCCCCGAAGAGCACGTGGAGGCCGTGGAGAAGCTGCAGGCTTCGACCAAACTGTTGCAGAAG AACAACTTGACTCTGCTGAGGGATTTGGCCGTCCTCACCGCCCAGAACTTCAAGAACTCCCCGACTCCCGCCCCCCTCTTCGTCCTGCACAG AAAAGATGGAGACTCCGAGTTTATGAACATTGTCGCCAACGAGATTGGGACTGAG AAGACGCTGCTGTTCCTGACGGTGGGCGATGAGAAAGGGGCCGGCCTCTTCCTTCTGGCTGGGCCCCCCGAGGCCGTGGACACGCTAGGCCCCCG GACGGCCGAGCTGCTGGAGGGCCGAGGGGCCGGGAAGCGAGGCCGGTTCCAGGGCAAAGCCACAAAGCTGAGCCAGCGGGCGGAGGTGCTGACGCTGCTGCGGGACTTCTTGCGCGGCCAGGGGGCCGAGGAGTAG